Below is a genomic region from Erigeron canadensis isolate Cc75 chromosome 7, C_canadensis_v1, whole genome shotgun sequence.
GGATGTGACGATTACTTCAACTAGATTATAACCCCTTAAAACTAAAGTGTTGTTTGTATGATATTAAACAAGGTAAACTTTTTCCGCCTCTGCATGTTCAACAAGAAACTTATGACCCATcatatttataagtttatatatttcctatatagattacataaatttgaagaaatataataacaaaataagaaaaattgtGCCCCCTTATATATAAATGTCTGGATCCGCCATTACATGTCATGGATGCTTTTGgtcattttacattttataaagattatagaaaaactatataataagtTGCTGTCATATAACCTTTTCTAAAATTGTATAATCTTAATTTAGCCCGTCAATGAAGAATACTGAGTTGATATTATcgttttgatattttattagacaaaacaataaataataatggcCACATTTGAATAATATAAGTTACATGAACAGGAGAAGTTAGAAAAAGAATGGAAAAATGAATTTCAATTTATATCTTTTGAACCTAGACGATAGTTAGAAGTTAAAACAAGAGTGTTGAAAGGGAATCTGGACTATTGTAATTTGTAGTCCATATTGCACTAACTGACTTAGCCAGCAATAGCCCATTAGATAACTGGGCCCAAGGTCTGAAGTTCTtcgatttaatatatatttgtcttTCTTACTTTCCCAACGcttcataaaaagaaaaaaaaaatactcatctATTGGTTGGATTTGGATCAGGGAGCCCTTGCCTCTACAGACGGAGGTTATGAGCTCGATCGTCATGCCCACCAAGACTGAAAatccttttctacctttggtagaacctgtaaacagtctctctaccttttgGTAGGGGTAAAACTGTCTAAATTTCAACCAACCCCATACACCATCAAAGACGGTATTAGGACCTAAAACCAATGAAAAACGGCATTAGaaataacttttacttttttttccatctattaataaactaaaacaagttTTAAGCCTCTAATACATGACATGTGACAATATGACATtgcatttaatttatatttatatcgtCTCATCGCATGGCTCATTTTGAGTTATGGGTCATAGGGTGGGCATTTTTATCTGATAGCTAAAAGAAGTAAGCAAGTCTGTAGCTGCTACAACCACAAACAAAAGATGGGATGACCTTATATATGGGGAAATGTTACTTTAGGAAACCAAAAAAAGAGTAATATTCTCTTGATGCATTTAGCGGAAAAGATTGACCACTAAGTCCTTGTCAGCGAGTCAATCGATTGGATGTTGTTCGCTTGTGAATTTATTCGCTTGATGATATACATTAGCAGAGTCCGTCCAGATGGTCCAATGAATCACTTGTCCAATCTTTGGATTAACATATAATACAAGagataattttatcttttttttttaatccttaGTTAAGATGTCTTAATCTAGTTGCGGAGGTATTACCATTGCTCAAATAGGACCCATATGATGCAACTCTATATGTGTAGGTACTGTGATTAACCCACCTAATTTGACTTATATGTGTTTGTGAATAGACAGAATTGtgacgttaaaaaaaaaaaaaaccctagtGGGTAATGAGTACAACTGGTAAGCACACGCCGGCATGCCCGTTGATTTGTTCAAGTAATTTTGTTTGCCTCAGAAAAATAATCAAACGAAAAACGTCTTTATGGGaaaaattaatattagatattgtTCGACTATTCATGTGAGTTGTATGACAATGATTCCATGTGTTGATAGCATCTAgcaaattatttataattatatgtgtatatttatGAAACACTAAATAAGCTAGATACAAGAcgtgtattatattatattatatatgtgtatatatatatatatacacaggtCCACATCAAATATATAGGTCCAAGTTTGTGGTTGCAGTAAACATAATAACACTTACTAATTTGCCATTTAATAGAATTGCAGAAAGAAGCTTGtagcaatgtttctatacacAGAAATAtctccttttattttttcaatttctgTTTTTTTGATTTGGATATCATTCAAGTGGATTAGTTCCAAgtctaaaaacaaaagaaacttACCACCATCCCCGTGGAAGCTCCCATTCATTGGAAATCTCCACCAGCTAGGAGGGAGCCTCCATCTGTCTCTCTTGGACTTGGCCAAGAAACATGGTCCACTTATGATGATTCATCTTGGTAGCGTGCCGATGCTTGTAGCCTCGTCTGCAGAAGTAGCTGAAAAAATCTTGAAAACCCATGATTTAGTCTTTTGCAGTAGACCCCATTTAAAAATCCCTAACGCAATTTTCTATGGTTCCAAGGATATAGCATTTTCTCCATATGGAGAGTATTGGAGACAGTTGAGAAGCATTGCAGTACTCCACCTTCTAAGTAATAAACGAGTTCTATCATTTAAAAAAGTCAGGGACGAAGAAACGGCTTTGATGATGAAAGAAATTGGAGAAAGTTGTGGTTCTATAGTTAATTTAAGTGAGCTGATAGTTTCGTTTACAAATAATGTGATTTGTAGGGTGGCCTTGGGTAAAACGTATCATGGCTTAAAGTTTAAGAACTTGCTGGCACGAATGATGGGTCTATTAGGAGTTCTTAGCATTGGGAGTTATATTCCATTGTTGTCATGGGTTGATCGTTTGAGTGCTTTAAATTACAGAACAAACGAAGTTTGTAGAGAGTTGGATGAGTTTCTTGAGGGTGTGATTGAAGAACATATAACTCAAAGAAGGGAGACAAATGATTCAGTTTGCGGAAGCGATGAAGGTCAAGATTTAGTAGACATCTTGCTTGATGTCCAGAAAGAAAATGCAGGTGGCTTCATCGTTGATAAAGATTCCATCAAAGCTGTCATATTGGTAAGATGTACTACTGTCATTCATCAACTACAATTTGTTTTGGAAAATTGTATAATATTACAGCATTTATGTGGGCAAAAATTtcttcaaacaaaatatataaagcgcccttcaatattttatatttcttgTAGGACATTTTTGCTGCTGGAACTGATACAACATCCACTAATATAGAGTGGGTTGTTAGCGAGCTAGTAAGACATCCACGAGTGATGAGAAAATTACAACAAGAAGTAACAGATGTAGCAAATGGAAGATCTATGATTTCTGAGGAGGATTTAGACAAAATGAAGTACCTTAAGGCTGTCATCAAAGAGACGCTTCGGTTCCATCTTCCACTCCCACTACTTGTTCAGCGAGAAACCACTCAAGATGTGAAACTTATGGGGTATGATATTGCAGCACGTACACCGGTGGTTGTAAATGCTTGGGCGATAGCAAGAGATCCTGCAGTGTGGAAAGAACCAGATGATTTCAAGCCTGAAAGGTTCTTGaacagttttattgactataaAGGGCTCCATTATGAGTTCATTCCATTTGGCGCTGGCCGGAGAGGGTGTCCGGGCATTCAATTTGCTATAGTAGTTAATGAGCTTGCTTTAGCAAATTTGGTATACAAATATGACTTGGCATTGCCAAATGGAAAAGGAGGGGAAGAATTGGACATGAGTGAGATGTTTGGGATTACCGTGCATAAGAAATCCCCTTTGCTACTTGTGGCGACTCCTAGATTTTAGTCGTTACATGTAATTTAATGCTTTAAGAAGCTAAACATCTCTAATCCTCTATCAATACTAAATATCTTTATCTTATGTATTTGTATATGTTGTTGGCAAAAAAAACATGGAATAATTTTACTTAAAATGCATATATATCATCTCTAAGAATTTAACCTTGTGTGAATGcggaaaaaaataattgttagATTAATGAACCCTTATATGTGAATCAGAACAACACCAGCCAAGGACCcttaaaactttaaatgaagGAGACAAGATAATCGCACTATAAACTCGGTTGTAAAGTACACTCAGAAGGAATCCCTTCCAATGCCCCTAGTAGGTGATCGGATGATATTAACCGTGTCAGTTGTATGAAGTATATACAAGAAGAATATGGCAGGACATTAACCCTTCATTCACAAAATAGCACTCGCTTTTTAAGATACTTCACATTATCTTACATCTTTCTACATAGAGGGGGAATTCATCTAACCCAATTTATATATAACTCTAAATTACATACATGTTTCACTAGCACTAAAATTTACCAATCAACCTGAACAAGATATAGTCGACTTATAGGATAATGATAGGAATAGATAACTTGTAAATATACGAGTTAGATACATGACCTTAGAATGTCCGCGTCAGTTCGGGTTGTCCTTCCCACAAACACTCAGCATGTCTCATCAATTTCCCATACATCCTTtctacaaacatttttttaccTACATTAATAACATATTCATCATTCAAATACccaattaatatatacatacaaactaatacacaaacacacacacacacacacacacacacacacacacacatatatatataacacaaactaaaacttaaattttccaaaacacaaagaaaatttgataaacaaaaaataaattccATTCCCAATAGATCAAGCCGAGGTAGTAGACCAAATCGTCTAAGTAGCACTTCTGCTATTCAATCATATTCTCTTTATATTTTGTCTCTGGTCAGAGAGTGTTGACAAATCAGTCACTGACCCAAGGCTTCGACAAGAAAACAGCTGGAAAGAGAATCTAGAAGAAAGCACTCAAGCATCTGCGTATGACTTAACATGCTCTTGATGGTTGGGTATGATCAAGTCTTAAATGCTCTTGTTGGCTTCCCACCACAGGGTTAATGTTAAAGACTTGACTACATACATTAATTGACACGTAGTCTCCACTCGAGCATAAATGGGAAATTTTGCCTATAATTCTACAAGAAGAGTAGTGGGAGGGGGGAGTGAGAGAGAATAGGATTTAGATCTATTTCCATCTAAGCCGTCCTTTCCTTTGTACCCTACGGACTCACCAGGGACCCGCATCAGCGAGGGGTCATGGAGTCCAGGCGAGTCCTATAAATGTGTTCAAGTACTTGTCTAGGGTACCTTATTTGTCATTCAAATAGGTGTAGCTTAAGTATCGAGTGTCGAACTAAATCGATCACCACAACTGACCTTGTAATTGGTTGATTTTTTAATCAATATAGAATTAACCATTATAAAGAATATTTAAATGTTGTGCTTTGAATGtttatttctgtttttgtttattttacttGGTTAACACAAATTCGGGAATGAACAATGCATCTTAGGCATTCGTGTAGTTTAGGAGTAACAGAGAAATAGTTTGTcattctaaaaaataaatatttccACCTTCAAGCCtaaaacccaaataacccaaaatATCGTCGATTCGGCCCCCAAACACTGATGATTAATACCGAGCAAGCATTATACAAGCTGTTATAGACACATGATGAGCAAAAATGACAGAAAAACGAGCAATTTGATTGCTACTGCACACCAATCAAACTAAGTAAAACCGATGTACACTTAGCTGAACAATGagaataaactaaaacaaaatctaTGAAGCCTCTAGATCACTGTCCAATATTGACAAAAATTCCGGCAACTATATGTAGCCAAACTAAGAACCAAACTGGCAACAATCAATACTAAAATAGAACTTATTTATCAAAACCGAACTAAACACCCTTCAAGCACAACACAACCAGCAAAATAAAGTAACTCAAGataatcaaaattagaattaGGCACTCGATCAGCTACCTCTCAGCTACATTCAACATCTCATTAACCTCAAGCATATTCAGTTGGCATGCAATCACAATGCCAAGCTTACAGAACAGCTTTTTAGCAAACTAATTCAGCCAAAACAAAATTTCAACAAGGAAACTAACACATTCAGCAGAAGTAATCTGCTAACACAGATTTGTAATCAACTTAAAAAGAAATCACAGCTGAAATATGAACCGAAAATCAAACTAGCAATTCTTACAAACCGAgatgtatatatgatataaacaATTCAGCATCAATCAAGCATAAGTAATCAGATTATTTAAGCATGAAAAAGTCACTTTAATAGCTAATTACAACTGAAATTCAAAAAAGGTATTACCGGATTATAGAAACAATTAAGAGGAGgaacaaaatgaaaaatgaacaCAAATCGAGATTGAATCTTCTGCTCCAGTAACTTTTCCACTCTAAAATCTACTTGAGAAACATCGTAATCTATAGTTATGGAGGAAAATGAGTGCCGAGCAAAACCACAGCCAAAATCACTCGAATTGAACCAAAATTCAGGATAAATGGAGGATTTGTGCTCTCAGTGTGTTTTATTTAGGCAGTTTCAGATGAGTTCTTTATTTGTCAATTGAGCCCATTTTCTATTATATGGAATTGGGAGGGTATTTATACAGGTAGATAATATTACATGAAAAGTCTAAACTACCCATCCAACTTTTATAAATGCAATTGCTAAAACatttacgtttttttttttcctgctGACAAAACTAACTAAAATCTACTTAATTAAGATATTACAGGAGATAAGTATTTCTGGGTTTCTTTGATAATCCTTAGTTAAGGTGTCTTAATCCGGTTCAGGAGGTACTATTATAGTATATTTGTATACAAGTACCAGTACTTTACTCTAATTAGTTCAATCAGGACCCATAAAATGTGTAGGCTTTCAATATTGGATGATGCAACTCTATATGTTTAAACATTGTGATTTACCTATTTAGGTGTTGACTTATATTTGATGATGCAACTCTCTATATACTTTTATTGTCTAAGTATTGCAATTTTCCCCATTATTGAGGTGTTGACTTATATGTGTTAGCTTCTGAATAGTCGGCCTCCATGCCGGCCTCCACACATAATTGCATCTATCAAGTTATAGATTAAttgtaattatatgtatttaaaacTGTTTAATACACATCATACACTTTTTAAAAATCAGTAAATAAGCTAGATACAAGAcatatgaaatttatatatatataggttcaaCAGGAGTTGGAACCACACATACCAGTCTTATATCTGAAGAAAGATCAGATTGTAACGATGTTTCCATTCATACAGCAATCcccttttgttttttcaatttcaGTCTTATTGATTTGGATATTGTTTAAACAGATTGTTTCTATGTCTAGAAACAAAGAAAACTTACCACCATCTCCGTGGAAGCTCCCATTCATTGGAAATCTCCACCAGCTAGGAGCAATCCTCCATCACTCTCTCTTGGACTTGGCCAAGAAACATGGTCCACTTATGCTGATTCATCTTGGTAGCGTGCCGATGCTTGTAGCCTCGTCTGCAGAAGTAGCTGAAAAAATCTTGAAAACCCATGATTTAGTCTTTTGCAGTAGACCGCAATTAAAAATCCCTAATGCATTTACCTACGGTTCCAAGGATATAGCATTTTCTCCATACGGAGAATACTGGAGACAGTTCAGAAGCATTGCAGTGCTCCACCTTTTGAGTAATAAACGAGTTTTGTCGTTTCAAAAAGTCAGAGAAGAAGAGATGGCTTTGATGATAAAAGAGATTGGAGAAAGTTGTGGTTCCGTATTTAATTTAAGTGAGCTGGTAGTTTCGTCTACAAATAATGTAATTTGTAGGGTGGCCTTGGGTAAAACATATCGTGACTCAAAGTTTAAGAACTTGTTGTCACGAATGATGCATCTCTTTGGAGTTCATAGCATTGGGAGTTATATTCCGTTGTTGTCATGGGTGGATCATTTAAGTGGTTTAAATCACAAAATAAAGGAAGTTTCTAAAGAGTTAGATGAGTTTTTGGAGAGTGTTATTGAAGAACATATAACTCAGAGAAGAGAGACAAATGGTTCTGTTAGGAGTGATGAAGGTCAAGATTTAGTAGACATCTTGCTTGATGTCCAGAAAGAACATGCAGGTGGCTTCATCATTGACAATGATTCTATCAAAGCTGTCATCTTGGTAAGACGTACTATTTTTCCATACATTAATCACAACGTGTTTGGAAATTTTATAATgtcataatatatgtatgtgcATAAGTATGTCCTAACaatattttattcatatatatttaaagcCCACTTATAATTATTGTAGGACATGTTTGTTGCGGGAACTGATACAACATCTACAAATATAGAGTGGGCAGTTAGTGAGCTAATAAGGCATCCTAGAGTGATGAAAAAACTACAACAAGAAGTAACAGAAATAGCAAATGGAAAATCCATGATTACTGAGAGGGATTTAGAAAAAATGAAGTACCTCAAGGCTGTCATCAAAGAGACGCTCCGGTTGCATCTTTCGGTCCCGCTACTTATTCAGCGAGAAACCACTCAAGATGTCAAACTTATGGGGTTTGACATTGCAGCACGTACAATGGTGGTTGTAAATGCTTGGGCGATAGCAAAAGATCCTGCAGTGTGGGAAGAACCAGATAATTTCAAACCTGAGAGGTTCTTGAACAGTCCAATTGACTATAAAGGGCTCCATCATGAGTTCATTCCATTTGGTGCTGGCCGCAGAGGATGTCCGGGCATTCAATTTGCTATAGTGGTTAATGAACTTGCTTTAGCAAATTTAGTATACAAATATGACTTGGCAGTGCCTAATGGAAAAGGAGGGGAAGAATTGGACATGAGTGAGATGTTTGGGATTCCCGTGCATAAGAAGTCCCCTTTGCTACTAGTGGCAACTCCTAGATTTTAGTCGTTACATGTAATTTGGTTATGCTATTGGTAAAACATGTAATAATTTGAACCTACGTGAATGCGGAAAAATCTTCGTTGGATGACACCACGGACCCTTAAGACTTTAAATGAAGGTACCATAAAACCACTATAAACTCGGTCGTAAAGTACACTCAAAAGGAATCCCTCACAAAGCCCCCACTAGGTGATCGGATGATATATATCATCCTTGTCAAAAGTAtgaagtatataaataaaaaccattTTCACCAATCATCACAAGATCATTATCACCAATTGATATAATCAAAATCATCAACCAACTAAAGTTCCATCAAAGAATCTTGCCTATAACTATTAAATACAGTAAACTATTGCTACTAGGAACATAACAAGCTAATTACATATAAGGTGAATTAAGTAAATGATTACCCAAGTAATTAATTGCAGCCATAACAGCTCCAAGTGGGTAACTCCGGTGGTGGTGAATGACTCCGGCGACGGTGTGCTGGTGACCAAAATCGCTCATTTTCCCCGTAATAAATCCAAATATCCCCCCCTTCTTTTTTTCTCCCTTAAATGGATGTAGATTAAGATTAATTTATGTAAATGAAGATggagatttatatatatataaataaagataaagatgacGTTCCTAAAGAAGGGTGAGGGTGAGTGTTTCTGTGTTTGATGTATGTAAAAACCCAAAAAGCCATTGGAGTTTAAACAACTATGACTAAATGgttatgtaaccaactacttgATTAGCTATCTAAtgtaaccacctttgttttTTGAGTTATGTCATGTAAGTTACCGGCTACTTCAAGTTTCCATCCGGTTaagccaaaaataaagttaggGATAAtgacaccggagtgtaaccagcTATGAAAAAAAGGTTATGttgtgtaaccaactatgaccaaagtttatgtaatgtaatgaactactcgactagctatgtagtgtaaccacatttgtaattccactaacaaaaataaagttatataattattcatttcttttgcttcttttatctttttcatttcatcacaCCGACTAGGGACTATGCAACTCAAACCAAAATGAGAATCTAAACCCAAATATATTAACCCACCTGAtttatcatatcatcatcaatatatatatcttcttctatCAATCacgatatatatctatatctatataaatttctcCTTCTCCGTCATAGACAAATGGTTTCACCATGCCGATTCATTCTATAATATTAATCATCACACTATACCATGATCAAATACCTCAATAGGTTTTGTTTTATTGGATTCCACAACTATTGTTAAAGATCCGAATGGCAATGGCTCAACTAAGGATGCAAAAGCTCAAAAAAAGTCTGATCATGCCGCCGGAATCTGCTAATGTTCTTCACTGTTGCTGGAATCTGATGTTGTTCTTCACTATCGACGGAATCTGGTGTtgttctgtaacaccccaagaattttaaggtaaaagaaattaacccctttttatagttttgacattaaattaatttcctagtattttattatgAATATGGGGTttatttagttgaaactttggCGGATAACGGGTAATAATACCCACAAATTTTAGTTGGGTCGTGGCAAGCCAGGAAGGTGCCAGCCAACTTCTTTTTCCTTGATTCACACTTCCACCTTGTTCTTCAATATTTTCTTCATGCAATTCTTCTAGTTCATTTCAAAAATTAAGgcaattctctctttaattcaagaataagaacatccatattaatcatcaccatcaagtaATCTTCAATTAAGAATTCAAAAGCTAGAGTTTGTgggtttggtggtggtggccgaaaattgagaGGAAAAAGGGAAAGAAATTGTggcttgaaaaccctaatctattgtcttccattgttgaggtattgatttcccctaaatttagtttcttctttcttttgaatttagggCTCATgaatgaaccaaattgggggttttgctagaaattgaattatggttaattttccccaattccttagttaacctagttgtcattgagttatatgatgtgtttgattatgaaattgataagtcctatgtgataatttgagtttGTGAGAAAAGATGAAATTTTGCTATTTATTGgaatatggatgaaaatggtaggatgaactacctaatgttgaTTTTAAAGATGAAGGtagctcaatgacaaatgggttgggttttgggtttagaaaaggctagtgattgagtattaCTATGTTGAGTTAGTCAAGTGTGAATGAAGgcttatgcatttttatgatatgatcataggttgagctTGTGAGCATTAGCGTTTTAGCATTATTGtccttgttgcggaggaggtgagtatatttgcataactttatgtatatgttggatcaattgatcacacatgttgaagccttttgtccatggtggtgtcgaccaccatgttgaagtttatttgtccatgtgtggtaattgatgcgtCGTTAGCCCTTGTGGGGCATAGTAGTTGTTGAGGCCTAAGAATCTAcagggcctaagaaccccgatagttgatctattgaggcctaagaacctccggtggcctaagaaccccgatagatgatcatgattatgtgtttagcttatatggatccatatatgtgttgttagtgtgcaaggtgaatatgtaaatgtgacatgacgatgccataggttacatgtgaaagtccttgtactttgccctccttcgtatccatagatgtatgcaagtatattcactaagcattcgcttacgttttagttgtttcctttttataggcggttccggaagaaggaactaagaacttgttgatttgaagttgaAATTGCTTTTGGAAGACTTGGAGGTATTGCCATTCGTGGAAGAATGGTATTTTGTGTAGACACTTAGATATCCCACCTCATTATGGCTCTTGACACTCTTGAATGTTTTGCTAATCGTGTTTTTGGTAAATTTTTGGAATTATGGTCATGTTGGGTCTTATGGTTTCAAGAGTAAGTATGgttgttttgtttaaattgtAACTTGGGTAAACGACCCACTTGGTTGTGTTTACGGATgttgtttcaaataaatatcataactatgcttgtaaatgggtcaaatccTTGTTTGAACTCAAAAATGTTGTAATATGAGGTTTGGTTTTGAGTTTGAGAAGTTACAAGTTGAGTCAAGTATCAAATTGGGTCATTTTGTTGTTCAGCACCAAATATGTGGCACGTACAGAAAGTAATGTGGCACATTTAAGGCTCTGTTCGGATTTGGGGTCTTTTGTGCGGCACACACACTTTAAGTGTGGTACATGGAAACTGAAAGTCAGGATATGTGGCACATGAAATTatgcatgtggcacatatttgcttctgatCTGATTTTAACTCAAAGATGTGGCACATGCAGATATGTGTGTGGCACAcctgggtaaaaaaaaaaaaaccttaaaatcGAGTCGTGTCGTTTCATGTTCTTCACTGTTGCCATTCATTATCTACTCGATAAATATCCATCTATTAATCTT
It encodes:
- the LOC122607045 gene encoding cytochrome P450 Tp4149-like, yielding MFLYTEISPFIFSISVFLIWISFKWISSKSKNKRNLPPSPWKLPFIGNLHQLGGSLHLSLLDLAKKHGPLMMIHLGSVPMLVASSAEVAEKILKTHDLVFCSRPHLKIPNAIFYGSKDIAFSPYGEYWRQLRSIAVLHLLSNKRVLSFKKVRDEETALMMKEIGESCGSIVNLSELIVSFTNNVICRVALGKTYHGLKFKNLLARMMGLLGVLSIGSYIPLLSWVDRLSALNYRTNEVCRELDEFLEGVIEEHITQRRETNDSVCGSDEGQDLVDILLDVQKENAGGFIVDKDSIKAVILDIFAAGTDTTSTNIEWVVSELVRHPRVMRKLQQEVTDVANGRSMISEEDLDKMKYLKAVIKETLRFHLPLPLLVQRETTQDVKLMGYDIAARTPVVVNAWAIARDPAVWKEPDDFKPERFLNSFIDYKGLHYEFIPFGAGRRGCPGIQFAIVVNELALANLVYKYDLALPNGKGGEELDMSEMFGITVHKKSPLLLVATPRF
- the LOC122607046 gene encoding cytochrome P450 Tp4149-like, with translation MFPFIQQSPFVFSISVLLIWILFKQIVSMSRNKENLPPSPWKLPFIGNLHQLGAILHHSLLDLAKKHGPLMLIHLGSVPMLVASSAEVAEKILKTHDLVFCSRPQLKIPNAFTYGSKDIAFSPYGEYWRQFRSIAVLHLLSNKRVLSFQKVREEEMALMIKEIGESCGSVFNLSELVVSSTNNVICRVALGKTYRDSKFKNLLSRMMHLFGVHSIGSYIPLLSWVDHLSGLNHKIKEVSKELDEFLESVIEEHITQRRETNGSVRSDEGQDLVDILLDVQKEHAGGFIIDNDSIKAVILDMFVAGTDTTSTNIEWAVSELIRHPRVMKKLQQEVTEIANGKSMITERDLEKMKYLKAVIKETLRLHLSVPLLIQRETTQDVKLMGFDIAARTMVVVNAWAIAKDPAVWEEPDNFKPERFLNSPIDYKGLHHEFIPFGAGRRGCPGIQFAIVVNELALANLVYKYDLAVPNGKGGEELDMSEMFGIPVHKKSPLLLVATPRF